In Marinobacter sp. M3C, the genomic stretch TATGTACTGACACAAATCATTCACCATAATGGGTTGATGATGCCGAGTAGTCCCCTGAGGCTGCAAGCCTGAGTTGTTCATATAATCCTTAATACGACCCTGGCCTCTTGGTTGCTGACAATCGCAATCTACGCTGGGATTTTTATTTCCTGCCTACACCAATCTTTTCAATCTTCTCTAATTCCCATACCGCTTAGTACCAACTTCTTCGATCAATGCTGAACTGGAAATAGTTCCAGGTGTTTTTCAAGCCGGCGCTGCCATTGGGTATTGCGGGAAATCGACTTCACCCGCCTAGTAGCCAGCCTACGAAGAGCTCATATCAGAAGCTGATTTTTTCTCTGAATAGCGTCCCAAAAAGCATGTGGTCGCCGGATTCATGACGCAATCTGCCTGCAATAATGCAAGGCGAGATGTTGAGGTCTCGGGCAAGAGTTCGAATGCTGCCCGGGTCTGTTGGCTTTTGGCTTTCCCATATTTGGGAAGGCATTAGTGCACTCTGAGCCAGTGCGTCAGCTTCGTCTTCCTTTTCGTCGTTACTCCTCGCTTTGAGGTCATCTATAAACCAAGTCTCTGTTCCATCCAGATGTAGAGCAACATGTGAAAGTTCGTGCATGAGCGTGAACCAGAAATTGTCGAGCCTGTCGTGTCTGAGCGTCATGGCAATTACTGGATTGCCGTTCGCTGCAATACATACCGCCCCGTCAAGATAGGTTTTTGGCAGGTGAGGTTCTATAACAAGATGAATGCCCGTTTTGTTCAAGTATTCAATTGCAAGCTGCGGTCCTTTTTCCGACCAGGACAGTTGAGCAAGAGTTTTCAGCCATGCCAGGTTAACAGTCCCTTTTTTGTAGGCGATGGGTAATCTCTGCTCCTGAGCTTTGTGCAGTACACGAGCCTGCCAGGCCCACAGTGCGTATGGGTCTGTTACTTTGTCGTTAGAACGCAGATGCGCGGTGGTACGGAGCATCGCTGGTTTGAGCTCAAAGCCGCCCGGAATACCCTTCAATAACTTGCTTACCCACTCGGAGGCATACTCTCTCAATTCCTGGAGCGAGCCGTTGAACCCCTCGAAATACCCTCTTTTTCGCATCACGCTCAGAGGGAATGCCTGCCAGTCGATATCCTGGCTGTTTGCGGTTTCCTGTGACATATCCCGAATGAGTACGTCGGCTGGGATTCCAAGGCCGTCAGTGAGTCGACGAATCATGTTGAGGCTCAGGTTGCGTGTGCCGTTCAGTACCTCGGTGACCTTGGATGCGGAGCCAATGTAAGGAATCAGGTCTTTCTTCTTGAGGCCCTGCTGATCCATACGGAAGCGGATGGCGTCCAGAGGGCCCGGCACATCAACTGGGAATTGCTTCCGCTCATAGCGTTCTATTAACAGTGCCAGTAAATCCAGCTCATCAGCGTCTTGACTGCCCGGCTGAGGATCAGCATCCATGAGACCCATGACACGGGCCATAGCCTGCTCATGTTCCTCCGGAGTTTTGATAATTTTGATGTGATCCATGATGTCTATTCCTTAAAATCGCTTTTTATCGTATTCAGCGTGAGTGCCCACCCACTCCACCACCACAATGCCGTTCTGATAGCGGATTTTAACGACGAGTCGGTAATCATTGCCTTTGATATTGAAAATGGCCCGATTGCCGGCGAGAAAATCTGCACTGCGATAGCGGTTCTTGATGTCTTGTGGGGTCTGCCAGGCCGCCCCCTCAGCTTCATTAACCCATGCTTCCAGCGGTTTTTTGGATGAAGCGTGCTTACGAATAAAATCGTAAATGTTTTCTCTTTCTAAAATTTTCATAAGCTAGAAAGTTCCCTTTGAGGAAATTATAGAGTTTGTTTCCAAAAAGGGAAGTTCCGAGTAGTTATAAGGACAGCGCAAGCTATTCCAGTATCTACTCTTAAGCAGTATAAACCGTTAACCAAGAGCTGCCTCCACAACTGTATTGGCCAGTTGGCAGCGGGTTTCGCTGGCCTGGTTCAGACGTTCTTTAAGTTGATCGGAGAGAGCCATGAGTTCATCGACTTTTTGGACGATGCGGTGTTGTTCTTCCAGTGGAAGGACAGGCATTTCGAACAGCTCGAGAACTTTCTTGCTCAAGCCTTCTCTCGCCACCCCAACCTGGCGAGACCAAATCATTGACTGACCATATGGTGACAAAATCAGATGGTGTAGATATTGGCGGCTGATCGGCTCGATTGTACGAATAATCGTCACGTGCTGGCTAACATTTGCTGTTTCGAGCGTGGTCGGAACTATGGTGCAGCGTCCCAGCGATGCACCTGTTATGTTTAGCAGAATGTCATTTGGATAGACCTGAGTATTCGACATGCGCTCATGAGTTTCGGGAGTAATTAAGGGCGACCCCATCGTTCCAAATATTTTGCGAGCGTAAAAACGGGATACCCGTTGCAACATAAGCGCTTTTACCGCCGCGAGGCGTAGCGCCTGAGCCAATCTTTTGCGTTAGCTCTCCAAGGCGAGCCCAATGCCATCCGGTGGGAACAGTGAACTCGACCTCGTCGGGCGCTATCTCGGGTAATTTGTGAGATTTCTTGATTTCACCGGTACGAAGTAACTCGGATTCGTTGGCGGAAACTCTTTCTATAAGCGACACCGCAGGCGTCTCGTCTGGATCCTGTGGCACCAGTTTCCCACGAATTCCGAGCTCCAGAACGAGTTGTTGCAGCTTCCTGACACCGATCAGGTCAATCTTGCCGCTGTTACCTCGGCCACGGGTAGATTTCTGTGTCACGGCACCCGTCCATAAACTCAAGTGCTCGGTAATCAGCTTCCGCGCACTCACACCTCACCTCCAGCATTTTTATCACTAAGAGCGTCGGCCAGAATATCCCGCAGCTGGTCACGAACTTCCTGAATCTCAGCCTTCTGCTGTTCGTATTTTGCCAGCAATTCATCCGGGTCGTGATTAACCAGTTCGCCCTGATGCGGATTCTTGATATCCAGGTTGTAGTTACGAGCCTTGATGTCGTCGATGGATACCTTCCACGCCTGCTCGTTTTCCTCACGGCTAGTAAAGCCATTAGCCTCATCGCCCCACCAGTCAATTTCGGTCTGAAATTCTTCAAACCGCATGGGCTTGGTTTTGTTGTAGCTTTTCACGCCGTCCGGGTAGGGGTGTTCGTAGTACCACACGTCTTCGGTGGGCTTGCCTTTGGTGAAGATCAGCAAATTGGTTTTGATGCCGGTGTAAGGGCTGAACACGCCGTTGGGCAAGCGTACGATGGTGTGTAGGTTGCACTCGGTCAGCAGCTTTTCTTTCAGGCGGGTTTTCATGCCTTCGCCGAACAGGAAACCGTCTGGTAGCACCACAGCAGCGCGGCCACCGTTGCGCAGCAGGTGGATAAAGAGGGTCATGAACAGGTCGGCGGTTTCCCGTGTGCGGAAGGCCGCGGGGAAGTTGGTTTCTATGCCGTCTTCTTCCATGCCGCCAAAGGGTGGGTTGGCGATGATGACGTCTACCTGCTCTTTCGGGCCCCAGCTTATAAGCGGGCGGGCCAGGGTGTTGTCGTGCTTGATCTGGTCTGGCACTTCGATGCCGTGGAGTATCAGGTTGGTGGTGGCCAGCAGGTGCGGTAGCGGTTTTTTCTCGACACCTATTATGGTGCGTTGCAGAGTCTGCTCATCTTGTGGCGTTTTTACATAGCGTGTGCGCTTGTGGTCGATGGTGCAGGTAGGAAACCGCCCGTGCCGCAGGCAGGGTCCATCACTTTTTCGTCCAACTTTGGGTCTACCCGGTTCACCATAAACTGGGTCACCGCGCGGGGTGTATAGAACTCACCTGCGTTGCCTGCGCTTTGCAGGTCTTTCAGGATTTGTTCGTACATATCGCCAAGCTCGTGGCGCTCGGCGGATTTGTTGAAATTCACGCCGCTCTGCAAATTGTTGATCACCTGGCGCATCAGCTGGCCGGATTTCATGTAATTGTAGGCATCTTCAAACACGTTGCGGATAACCACGCCGCGGTAATCGTCGCCGGCGGGTTCCAGAGTTTGCAGCCCGGGAAACAGGTTGTTATCAATGAAGTTTTTTAGATCGTCGCCAGTCATGCCTTCCGGGTCGGCGCCCAGTTTCGCCAGCGTAGTTGCTCTGGAATCGGGGATTTGTAGTTGTCGTAGAGAACGTCCCATTCTTGTTCGCGGTCGTCAAAAATCTTTAGGAACAGCATCCACACCATCTGGTCTATGCGCTGGGCGTCGCCGTCTACGCCAACGTCTTTGCGCATGATGTCCTGAATGGATTTGATGGTGCTGCTGATAGACATAGGTAATGCGTTCCTGCGATTTCAGAATTGGGGGTTTACGAAAGGCCGGTGGTTAGTCGATTTTCCGGTACAGCTCTTGTTCGAGGCTTCTTACCGCTTCGGTGTAGCCAGGTTTGCCGCCGAAGGCATCAATCAGCTCCATAGGCGCGCCAATCTGGGTGAAAGGCGCAAGGGTGAGAATTTTAACATCCTCAATGGATTCAATGCCGGTATCGGTGTACTTCTGCAGCAGTGCGTCCAAAACCTGGCGGCTGGCACCTTGATACTGGCTGAAGTAGTTGTTCTTGCGCACCTGTTCCGCGCGTTCTTTGCGGGTGAGCGGTGGCTGGTCGTAAACGATGTGGCAGATAACATCGAACGGGTCTGGCTCGGCGCCCAGCTTCTTGCTGACGTCTTTTATCAGGTCGTCCCAGATAACGCCCTGTTCCGTCAGTTCGTCGATAATGACCTGCTTGCGGTCGGCCTGGTGCCAGCGGCGCAGGAAGTCGTTTAGGGAGGCGTACTGTTTTTTGACCTGTTTGCGGGTGAAGTCTTTTAGGCTTTCGGTGATGAGCTTGCCATCTGGCCCGAGGTACTGGACGCGTTCAGCAATAGCGGCGACTTCGACGTTACCGACCACGTATTTTACGCGTTTTGGCCTGCCTGTTTCTTCCTCGCCACCGCCAGAGGTGTTGCTGTCGTCGTTTTCCCAAGTTGATTCTGGATCCACTGCGTAGCTTTCCGCGTCTTCAGCGCATGGGTGTTCGTCGGGTTCTGAACCGTCGTCTGCTTCATCCGCGTCTGGATTAATTGGGTCGCCGACTTTGGGCTGGTAAACCTTCACCGGGTCGCCGTCAAAATCTGGGTCGGCAAACAGTTCGGTGGCTTTTTTGAAGTCCAGAATGGTGAACCAGTGTTTGTTGTAGTCGTCGTTGATGCGGGTGCCACGGCCGATGATCTGTTTGAACTCGGTCATGGATTGGATGCGTTGATCCAGCACGATAATCACTAAAATTACGGCGAGAGGTTGTCAAGATGATAGGATGTGGCAGGTGTTGATTTACCGATAAATTAGCTAAATCTCTGATCTGCACACAGTTATAAAAGCATGACGGGTTTGAACCCATGACAGTGAAATAAGAAAATGAAAAAACATCTGAATGACCAGCTTTACGACATTATTGCCTTAAGTATCAAGAGTGGTGAACTGGCGAAAGGGCAGCTACTACTGCAAGGCCACTTGGCCGAGATTTTCGGTGTAAGCCGCTCACCGGTTCGTCAAGCATTGATGAGCCTACATCATAGCGGTTTGATCTGTACCTTCGAGGGGCGTGCTACTTGGTGGGCAAAGAGCCTAGTAAAGTGCTGAGGCGCATGTTGAAAAGCGATGATTTTAAGCTCAATGAAAACCGCGTTGCAACGCCGAAAAAGACCGAAGCTTGGAAAGCAGTCTACGACCGTATTGAGCGAGACTTATTGCATCAGTCATTGTTTGGCGGCTACCGCATCAACGAACTGGAGTTGTCACGTCACTACACAATCAGCCGAACAGTATCCAGTCAGGTGCTGACCCGTCTGTCGCTGATGGGGTTGGTGGAACGCGATGAGCGCTCGCGCTGGCAACTGACTCAGTGGGACGAAGTACGACTGAGTGAACTTTATGAAGTGCGGCGCCGCCTAGAGCCCTACGTGCTGATGCGCGCAGCGGAGTTTATCAAACCGGAGCAATTGAAGAGTTACATCGACCGTCTGTATCATGCGATAGATGCATATCCCAACATGGACAGCCGGCAGTTTGACGAGCTGGAAAGCGATCTGCACATTGATACCTTGGGGCATTGCCCGAATCGGCAGATGTTGAAAATCTTGCAGCGTACCCACGCGTTACTGTTATCGGGTAAGCATATTTTGCTCGATAAAAGCTATTTTCCTGAGGAAGACCCGTTTTTTCATGAGCACTTGAGTATTTTTGAGAAGCTCTACGCCGGTCGGGCGGACTTAGCCGCGCAAAGCATGGAAGAGCATTTGCTGATCGCCGAGAAAAAGGTCAAGCAGCGTATGGCGTCGTTCCGCGAGCACAACCGCGTCGCGGCTGTGCCCTATCTGGAACTGCAGGGCTGATCGATTAGGTCACCGCACCGACTTGCCATGGCACGAACTCATTATCGCCGTAGTTGTACTGCTCACTTTTCGACTGCCTGCCGGAGGCGATTTCGATCAGGATGTCGAAAATCTTCTTGCCGGCATCAGCCACGCTGAGCTCGCCGTCGACAATGCCACCACAGTTTATATCCATGTCCTCTTCTAATCTGCGGTACATGTCGGTGTTGGTGGCTAGTTTGATGCAGGGGGCTGGCTTGAAGCCTGATACCGAGCCACGCCCTGTCGTGAAGCAAATCATATTGGCACCGGAGGCAACCTGGCCGGTCACGGACACGGGGTCATAGCCCGGGCTGTCCATAAAGACGAAGCCGTGCTCTGTAATGGGCTCACCCCATTCGTACACATCGTTTAATGAGGTGGTACCGCTTTTTGCTGTAGCGCCAAGGGACTTTTCCAAGATGGTAGTTAGCCCGCCGGCTTTGTTACCCGGTGAAGGATTATTGTTCAACTCGGCACCGTTAATTCGCGTGTAATGCTCCCACCAAGTGAGGCGGTCAAGCAGCTTTTGCCCTACTTCTTGGCTGATAGCGCGTGCGATCAGCATGTGTTCGGCACCATAGATTTCCGGGGTTTCGCTGAGAATCGCGGTGCCGCCATTGCGCACGAGAAGATCAGCTGCATACCCGAGTGCCGGGTTGGCTGATATGCCTGAATAGCCGTCCGAACCACCACACTGCAACCCGAGCATGAGATGTTCGACGCTTTCCGATGTGCGCTCCAGGCGACCAATGTTAGTTAACACCTCATTCACTTGCTCGATGGCGCGCGCGATGCTAGCTCGTGTTCCTCCGACATTTTGAATGTTGAATACGCGGAAGTTTGGCCCTTCGCTGATGTTGTAACGTTTGAGCAGTGACGAAATCTGATTAGTTTCGCAGCCTAAGCCAATCAACACCGCACCGGCGATATTGGAGTTGCAGGCGTAGCCCCAAATACTGCGCTCAAGGAATTTGAACCCATCCGAATCGGTGTTTATGGCACAGCCGCTGCCATGGGTTAGCGCCACCACGCCATCGATGTTGTATTGCTTAAGTAGCTCGGATCCATCGAAGTGTGCGGCTACCGCGCGCGCTACGGTGGCTGAGCAGTTAACGGTGGAAAGAATAGCGATGTAGTTACGCGTGCCGACGCGTCCGTCGGCACGACGGTAGCCCATGAAGTGTCGGCGCTGATCAGGGGGCAAAACGGCAGTGCGTTCAATGCTGGCTGGCATCACATTACTAGCGTGACTAGCGGGCATGGCAACGTTGTGCGTATGCA encodes the following:
- a CDS encoding restriction endonuclease subunit S, which translates into the protein MSNTQVYPNDILLNITGASLGRCTIVPTTLETANVSQHVTIIRTIEPISRQYLHHLILSPYGQSMIWSRQVGVAREGLSKKVLELFEMPVLPLEEQHRIVQKVDELMALSDQLKERLNQASETRCQLANTVVEAALG
- a CDS encoding GntR family transcriptional regulator; the encoded protein is MLKSDDFKLNENRVATPKKTEAWKAVYDRIERDLLHQSLFGGYRINELELSRHYTISRTVSSQVLTRLSLMGLVERDERSRWQLTQWDEVRLSELYEVRRRLEPYVLMRAAEFIKPEQLKSYIDRLYHAIDAYPNMDSRQFDELESDLHIDTLGHCPNRQMLKILQRTHALLLSGKHILLDKSYFPEEDPFFHEHLSIFEKLYAGRADLAAQSMEEHLLIAEKKVKQRMASFREHNRVAAVPYLELQG
- a CDS encoding ImmA/IrrE family metallo-endopeptidase, with the translated sequence MDHIKIIKTPEEHEQAMARVMGLMDADPQPGSQDADELDLLALLIERYERKQFPVDVPGPLDAIRFRMDQQGLKKKDLIPYIGSASKVTEVLNGTRNLSLNMIRRLTDGLGIPADVLIRDMSQETANSQDIDWQAFPLSVMRKRGYFEGFNGSLQELREYASEWVSKLLKGIPGGFELKPAMLRTTAHLRSNDKVTDPYALWAWQARVLHKAQEQRLPIAYKKGTVNLAWLKTLAQLSWSEKGPQLAIEYLNKTGIHLVIEPHLPKTYLDGAVCIAANGNPVIAMTLRHDRLDNFWFTLMHELSHVALHLDGTETWFIDDLKARSNDEKEDEADALAQSALMPSQIWESQKPTDPGSIRTLARDLNISPCIIAGRLRHESGDHMLFGTLFREKISF
- a CDS encoding altronate dehydratase family protein, encoding MQLITPNQPVLILSDADSVAVARKALASGSRIENLALDVVNDIPSGHKIARHAIAEGEAVIKYGQVIGIATQHIPAGAHVHTHNVAMPASHASNVMPASIERTAVLPPDQRRHFMGYRRADGRVGTRNYIAILSTVNCSATVARAVAAHFDGSELLKQYNIDGVVALTHGSGCAINTDSDGFKFLERSIWGYACNSNIAGAVLIGLGCETNQISSLLKRYNISEGPNFRVFNIQNVGGTRASIARAIEQVNEVLTNIGRLERTSESVEHLMLGLQCGGSDGYSGISANPALGYAADLLVRNGGTAILSETPEIYGAEHMLIARAISQEVGQKLLDRLTWWEHYTRINGAELNNNPSPGNKAGGLTTILEKSLGATAKSGTTSLNDVYEWGEPITEHGFVFMDSPGYDPVSVTGQVASGANMICFTTGRGSVSGFKPAPCIKLATNTDMYRRLEEDMDINCGGIVDGELSVADAGKKIFDILIEIASGRQSKSEQYNYGDNEFVPWQVGAVT
- a CDS encoding type II toxin-antitoxin system HigB family toxin → MKILERENIYDFIRKHASSKKPLEAWVNEAEGAAWQTPQDIKNRYRSADFLAGNRAIFNIKGNDYRLVVKIRYQNGIVVVEWVGTHAEYDKKRF
- a CDS encoding GntR family transcriptional regulator, which translates into the protein MKKHLNDQLYDIIALSIKSGELAKGQLLLQGHLAEIFGVSRSPVRQALMSLHHSGLICTFEGRATWWAKSLVKC